From a region of the Leptospira kmetyi serovar Malaysia str. Bejo-Iso9 genome:
- a CDS encoding glycosyl hydrolase family 18 protein: protein MAHEQEDKHNIPEGLIKPVPFQKVSEPKNKFLFYSLTWFLLSALSFSLGINLLKKGDSNPTGENVRTSSVGIMDGIKNLFFIDKTDGSAKSDDTASKSEDSSQESKSSFFSFGGDMPEATLLPKADDNTTFRASTWFSDYEAMKKTVHLYNEIHPFIYGMKGRESNNGDLYSSWGSTQKHERVAELRKLNPNVKIIPTIFRWENKYEKISENIGMNGRNDIRDRHMANILHEVDTYGYDGIDIDYEGMSCEKKEKFEEFIVILSKEIHKRGKILSVAVHPKTPAKKESLKACKGLKDKIKMDYAENWRGPMTHDYAFLAKYADRIKIMAYELHPRKYRNPGPGPQAPNTWIKSIIEYAKARVPSRQLYMAIPTYGYDWALNCNAKIKSVYYQDAVRKKDLGIHRQPTNIDQILANTKGSDSWTNLSKFSWVHTGKTYEDPSIWYKSEGCDRVAFYMNRKAFEDKMNLLRQYDLGGFSFWQLISDNDPGINDYLELLVSNKLPPVQKVKEPVKDPNVPAPETQQTAPEEAKADRQHHSEKLARKQG, encoded by the coding sequence ATGGCACACGAACAAGAAGACAAACACAATATCCCCGAAGGTTTGATAAAACCCGTTCCTTTTCAGAAAGTTTCCGAACCTAAGAATAAGTTCTTATTCTATTCCTTAACTTGGTTTTTATTATCCGCACTTTCCTTTTCCTTAGGAATCAACCTTCTCAAAAAAGGAGATTCCAACCCTACGGGGGAAAACGTTCGTACGAGTTCCGTCGGGATCATGGACGGAATCAAAAATCTGTTCTTTATCGATAAAACGGACGGAAGCGCAAAGAGCGACGACACGGCTTCCAAATCCGAAGATTCTTCCCAAGAATCCAAATCGAGTTTCTTTTCTTTCGGTGGAGATATGCCCGAGGCTACGCTTCTTCCGAAAGCGGACGACAATACGACGTTCCGCGCTTCCACTTGGTTTTCCGATTACGAAGCGATGAAAAAAACGGTTCATCTCTACAACGAGATTCATCCGTTTATCTACGGAATGAAAGGAAGAGAATCGAATAACGGAGATCTTTATTCCAGCTGGGGAAGCACTCAAAAACACGAACGAGTCGCGGAACTTCGCAAACTCAATCCGAACGTAAAGATCATTCCTACGATTTTCCGTTGGGAAAATAAATACGAAAAAATCTCCGAGAACATCGGTATGAACGGTCGCAACGATATCCGCGATCGTCACATGGCGAACATTCTTCATGAAGTGGACACATACGGTTACGACGGGATCGACATCGACTACGAAGGAATGAGCTGCGAGAAAAAGGAAAAGTTCGAAGAGTTCATCGTCATTCTTTCCAAAGAGATTCATAAACGCGGTAAAATTCTTTCCGTTGCGGTTCACCCGAAAACTCCCGCTAAAAAAGAATCCTTAAAAGCCTGCAAGGGTTTGAAAGACAAGATCAAGATGGATTACGCGGAAAACTGGAGAGGGCCTATGACGCACGACTACGCCTTCCTCGCAAAATACGCGGATCGTATTAAGATTATGGCATATGAATTGCATCCTCGTAAATACAGAAACCCCGGACCGGGACCGCAGGCTCCGAACACTTGGATCAAAAGTATCATCGAATACGCGAAAGCGAGAGTTCCTTCCCGTCAGCTTTATATGGCGATTCCGACTTACGGATACGATTGGGCTTTGAATTGCAACGCGAAGATCAAGTCCGTTTATTATCAGGACGCGGTTCGTAAAAAGGATTTGGGAATTCACAGACAACCGACTAACATCGATCAGATTCTCGCCAACACCAAAGGTTCCGATTCTTGGACCAATCTTTCCAAGTTCTCCTGGGTTCACACCGGTAAAACATACGAGGATCCTAGTATTTGGTATAAGTCCGAAGGTTGCGACCGTGTTGCGTTTTATATGAACCGAAAAGCCTTTGAAGATAAGATGAATCTTTTGAGACAATACGATCTCGGAGGATTTTCTTTCTGGCAATTGATCAGCGACAACGATCCGGGAATCAACGATTATCTAGAATTATTAGTTTCTAATAAACTTCCTCCCGTACAAAAAGTGAAAGAGCCCGTAAAAGATCCGAACGTTCCCGCTCCGGAAACTCAACAAACGGCTCCCGAAGAAGCGAAAGCGGATCGTCAACATCACTCGGAGAAACTTGCCAGAAAACAAGGTTAA
- a CDS encoding queuosine precursor transporter, giving the protein MPLSKSLKLFITLNAFFLTFLILAEVTGSKLFVSFGFTLTMGVIPFPVTFIVTDLLNEYYGRKGVRFTTLVGMVMIFVAYFLLMLDMSIPAAKNSPVDDHSFNVVFGNSGKVIVGSIVAYLIGQLIDIQIFHFLRVKTKNKYIWLRATGSTIVSQLVDSFVVIYIALGGGNLTWQELNQISTNNFIYKCGVAVAITPLIYGAHKAIDWYLGEEAETMIESAMKEGRSDTEPLSPG; this is encoded by the coding sequence ATGCCTCTTTCCAAATCTCTGAAATTATTTATCACCTTAAACGCATTCTTTCTTACTTTCTTGATTCTCGCCGAAGTGACAGGTTCAAAACTTTTTGTCTCTTTCGGTTTCACACTGACGATGGGAGTGATTCCGTTTCCGGTCACGTTTATCGTAACGGACTTGTTGAACGAGTACTACGGAAGAAAGGGAGTTCGTTTTACGACTCTTGTGGGAATGGTCATGATCTTTGTAGCCTACTTTCTTTTGATGCTGGATATGTCCATTCCGGCGGCGAAGAATTCCCCCGTGGACGATCATTCTTTCAACGTGGTTTTCGGGAACTCGGGAAAGGTGATCGTGGGTTCGATCGTGGCGTATTTGATCGGACAGTTGATCGATATCCAGATCTTTCACTTTTTAAGAGTCAAAACCAAGAACAAATACATCTGGCTTCGAGCGACCGGATCGACCATCGTTTCTCAGCTTGTGGATTCTTTCGTCGTGATTTATATCGCCCTCGGAGGCGGAAATCTAACCTGGCAGGAACTCAATCAGATTTCGACGAACAACTTTATCTACAAATGCGGGGTTGCGGTTGCGATTACTCCTCTGATCTACGGAGCACACAAAGCGATCGATTGGTATTTGGGCGAAGAAGCGGAAACCATGATCGAATCCGCGATGAAGGAAGGACGATCGGATACGGAACCGCTTTCTCCGGGTTGA
- a CDS encoding 2-isopropylmalate synthase, protein MLLRLIGCLKSKTQKTGRRIFCENHMATDQEDYVRIFDTTLRDGEQCPGAAMTENEKVEIAAQLATMKVDIIEAGFPVSSPVQFQAVERIARETEGPVIAALARAMKADIEAASKALQPAKKRRIHTFIASSPIHMKYKLGKEPKEVLKMAIEAVTLCRQFVDDVEFSPEDATRSEPEFLRELCEAVIEAGATTINIPDTVGYTTPAEYGNLFKFLITNVKGADKAIFSAHCHNDLGLATANSLAAVQNGARQIECTINGIGERAGNTAMEEVVMAMRTRKDALGIQTRIKTEEIARASYLVKTITGMLVQPNKAIVGANAFAHESGIHQDGVIKHRETYEIMKPETVGLSSNRMVLGRHSGRAGFKDRIVKLGFSPQAEELEAAYQRFLDIADRKKEIYDEDIRALFSEETRKSTGDRFQLEGFTVSTGTKSTPTAGVRISIDGHVREESSTGDGPVDAIYKAIQKTTGMDPEVSRLVISPVTEGQDAMAEASVTLEYKGERVVGKGSSTDIIEACSRAYISALNRL, encoded by the coding sequence ATTCTTCTTCGTTTAATTGGTTGTCTAAAGAGTAAAACCCAAAAAACTGGAAGAAGAATTTTTTGCGAGAATCACATGGCAACAGATCAGGAAGACTACGTTCGCATATTTGATACGACTCTGAGAGACGGAGAACAATGTCCCGGAGCCGCGATGACCGAAAACGAAAAAGTGGAAATCGCCGCTCAACTTGCCACGATGAAAGTGGACATCATCGAGGCGGGGTTTCCCGTTTCTTCCCCCGTTCAATTTCAAGCTGTCGAAAGAATCGCTCGAGAAACAGAAGGTCCGGTCATCGCCGCACTTGCAAGAGCGATGAAAGCCGATATCGAAGCCGCATCGAAGGCTTTACAACCCGCGAAAAAAAGAAGAATTCATACCTTTATCGCATCCTCTCCGATTCACATGAAATACAAACTCGGAAAGGAACCCAAAGAAGTTTTAAAGATGGCGATAGAAGCCGTTACTCTTTGCAGACAATTCGTGGACGACGTGGAATTTTCTCCCGAAGACGCGACCCGAAGCGAACCGGAGTTTCTCCGAGAACTTTGCGAAGCCGTGATCGAAGCCGGTGCGACCACGATCAACATTCCCGATACGGTCGGTTATACGACTCCCGCTGAATACGGAAATCTTTTCAAATTCTTAATCACAAACGTAAAAGGCGCAGACAAAGCGATCTTCTCCGCGCATTGTCACAACGACCTTGGACTTGCAACCGCAAATTCTTTGGCGGCGGTTCAAAACGGAGCGCGTCAGATCGAATGTACGATCAACGGAATCGGAGAAAGAGCCGGCAACACGGCCATGGAAGAAGTTGTCATGGCGATGAGAACCAGAAAAGACGCTCTTGGAATTCAAACCAGAATCAAAACCGAAGAAATTGCACGGGCTTCTTATCTCGTAAAGACGATTACGGGAATGCTCGTACAACCGAACAAAGCGATCGTGGGCGCCAACGCGTTCGCACACGAATCCGGAATTCATCAGGACGGAGTCATCAAACACAGGGAAACCTACGAGATCATGAAACCGGAAACCGTAGGACTTTCTTCCAATCGAATGGTTCTCGGAAGACATAGCGGTCGTGCGGGATTTAAGGATAGAATCGTAAAACTCGGATTTTCTCCGCAGGCCGAAGAACTCGAAGCCGCGTATCAAAGATTTTTAGACATCGCCGATCGTAAAAAAGAAATCTATGACGAAGACATCCGCGCCCTATTCTCCGAAGAAACCAGAAAGTCAACGGGAGATCGTTTTCAACTCGAAGGTTTTACCGTTTCCACAGGAACCAAAAGCACTCCGACCGCAGGAGTAAGAATTTCCATCGACGGTCATGTAAGGGAAGAATCTTCCACCGGTGATGGCCCGGTCGACGCGATCTATAAGGCGATTCAAAAAACCACAGGTATGGATCCGGAAGTTTCGAGACTTGTGATTTCTCCAGTAACCGAAGGACAAGACGCGATGGCGGAAGCATCGGTCACCTTGGAATACAAAGGAGAACGAGTCGTTGGAAAAGGAAGTTCCACGGATATCATCGAGGCCTGTTCCAGGGCTTATATTTCCGCCCTCAATCGACTTTAA
- a CDS encoding FAD-dependent oxidoreductase, translating into MKYSEIFEPIQIGSVTLPNRVIMGSMHLGLEGMPMTADRMIAFYGRRFDGGASFITTGGISVNHEGKGSNIFFNFQKEEDCKELSIVANALKPKGIFCAQLFHAGRYAYHRELVAPSALRAPINRFIPKALSEEEAWRTIEDFGDAALKAKEVGFGAVEVMGSEGYLVNQFFSGVTNQRDDFFGGSPEKRMNFAIEVMKNVRKKVGKDYPVVYRMSGIDLIPGNPTFEEVIALAERLKEEGADALNIGIGWHESRIPTISMLVPRGAWAKISGKIKAKVKDIPIIASNRVNMPETMSRILKNHEADILSMARPFLADPDILNKIKADQEERINTCIACNQACLDHTFKEQMVSCLVNPSANRELEISKLKKPDKKHVVVVGSGPGGLESARISAIRGHKVTVLEATDKIGGQLNLAAQIPGKSEFFETIRYFKNELKNLGVDIQFGHQATLASILSLKPDAVIFATGVKPREFSLPGIEKKKTASYADYLSGKFKPGNNDKVAIIGGGGIGCDVAHKLTEEDAPTIDSYFHRYNVTSYTEAKIRPEKSGRKVSIFRRSGKIGSGLGATTAWALLQELESKEVGFYTSLNYKEVTDKGLVVETKKDGPVTIECDSIILCAGQLSEVSLYEEFKTKSPEIPSYLIGGAKDASGIDAKRAMLEGFEAAISIGVN; encoded by the coding sequence ATGAAATATTCTGAAATTTTTGAACCGATTCAAATCGGTTCCGTTACGCTTCCGAACAGAGTCATCATGGGTTCTATGCACTTGGGACTTGAAGGAATGCCTATGACCGCGGATAGAATGATCGCATTTTACGGAAGACGTTTCGACGGAGGAGCGAGTTTTATCACGACGGGAGGAATTTCCGTCAACCACGAAGGAAAGGGTTCGAATATCTTTTTCAATTTTCAAAAGGAAGAAGACTGCAAAGAACTTTCCATCGTTGCAAACGCGTTGAAACCGAAGGGAATTTTTTGCGCTCAGCTTTTTCACGCGGGGAGATATGCGTATCACCGCGAACTCGTGGCTCCATCCGCATTGAGAGCGCCGATCAATCGTTTTATTCCGAAAGCCCTTTCCGAAGAAGAAGCCTGGAGAACCATCGAAGATTTCGGAGACGCCGCGCTCAAAGCAAAGGAAGTCGGTTTCGGAGCTGTGGAAGTGATGGGAAGCGAAGGTTATTTGGTGAATCAATTCTTCTCCGGCGTAACCAATCAAAGAGATGATTTTTTCGGAGGAAGCCCCGAAAAGAGAATGAACTTTGCGATCGAAGTGATGAAGAACGTTCGTAAAAAAGTAGGAAAGGATTATCCGGTCGTTTATCGTATGTCCGGAATCGATTTGATTCCCGGCAACCCTACGTTTGAAGAAGTGATCGCTCTCGCGGAACGATTGAAAGAAGAAGGAGCGGACGCTTTAAACATCGGAATCGGTTGGCACGAATCGAGAATTCCTACCATCTCCATGCTCGTTCCTCGAGGCGCTTGGGCGAAAATTTCCGGAAAGATCAAAGCGAAAGTCAAAGACATTCCGATCATCGCATCGAACCGAGTCAACATGCCGGAGACCATGTCCCGAATCTTAAAGAATCACGAAGCGGACATTCTCAGTATGGCCCGTCCCTTTTTAGCGGACCCCGATATTTTAAACAAAATCAAAGCGGATCAAGAAGAAAGAATCAACACTTGCATCGCCTGCAACCAAGCTTGTTTGGATCACACGTTTAAGGAGCAGATGGTTTCCTGTTTGGTCAATCCTTCCGCAAACCGAGAACTCGAAATCAGCAAACTAAAAAAACCGGATAAAAAACACGTCGTGGTTGTGGGGTCCGGTCCCGGAGGACTTGAGTCCGCGAGAATCAGCGCGATCCGAGGTCATAAGGTAACGGTTCTCGAAGCGACCGATAAAATCGGAGGACAACTCAACCTCGCGGCGCAAATTCCGGGTAAGTCCGAATTTTTCGAAACGATCCGTTATTTCAAAAACGAACTTAAAAATTTAGGAGTCGATATTCAGTTCGGCCATCAGGCAACGCTCGCCAGCATTCTTTCTTTAAAACCGGACGCGGTCATCTTTGCAACCGGGGTTAAACCGAGAGAATTCTCCCTTCCCGGAATCGAAAAAAAGAAAACCGCATCCTACGCGGATTATCTTTCCGGTAAGTTCAAACCGGGTAACAACGATAAGGTGGCGATCATCGGAGGTGGAGGAATCGGTTGCGACGTGGCTCACAAACTTACGGAAGAGGATGCGCCTACGATCGATTCTTACTTTCATCGTTACAACGTAACCTCTTATACCGAAGCGAAAATCCGTCCTGAAAAATCGGGAAGAAAGGTTTCCATCTTCCGAAGATCGGGTAAGATCGGTTCCGGTTTAGGAGCGACCACGGCTTGGGCCTTACTCCAAGAACTTGAATCCAAAGAAGTCGGATTTTACACTTCTCTCAACTACAAAGAAGTAACGGACAAGGGTCTTGTTGTGGAAACCAAAAAGGACGGTCCCGTTACGATCGAATGTGATTCCATCATTCTTTGCGCGGGACAACTCAGCGAGGTTTCTCTTTACGAAGAATTCAAAACGAAATCTCCCGAAATCCCATCGTATCTGATCGGAGGAGCCAAAGACGCATCCGGGATCGACGCAAAACGCGCGATGTTGGAAGGTTTTGAAGCGGCGATTTCGATCGGAGTGAATTAA
- a CDS encoding SpoIIE family protein phosphatase, with translation MFSKTFFVLSILVVLNANCGSDSFTSAEKTGSTNFQDLSGTWEMYTDFQNLTILQTDPSAGSEFISKLDPSFWKPVSIPSNLKEYVDFHRGADSPNQKEVPFLLRKKIEIKNPEDSALSLSLGKISDHATVFWNGETLHEESFYEYENSKPQGYDRTRIYEISKNRIFKKNEILVFVRPYFEYEFGILSGPVAIGSSAEIWKRFYLGEIGGLLVFGSFLLVGIFFLFLSVRERKWEENFYFALFLIFFALFQISLSELKYNTGWRILHLKKIEYSFLAFLFPFFCRFLNSLFRKAKTKFHSLLELGTSAALVWILFSESVERMDQINRYVLQVSWIGFVFLSLRILLPNLKRSFESKMILFGILFLLVCVGSDVLSQRGMFKMIRLSGLGVCGFLGFLTLILADKFVRMKEKLKSWNRVLESAIRNRTETLSSTLEEIKRLKEQQDGDYFLITLLFQPFLSKNHKTDSTKIEIHRKQYKKFQFKNRSYEIGGDVVLNETVLISGIEYRVLINADAMGKSLQGASGALIFCSIVKSFLQTPDYEFRNPENWLFLLYRNLQAVFESFDGSMLVSGILSLYRISSGDLFFLNCEHPQIVLVRNGKAVYLREDEMLRKIGFPDSDLKVKIEHFKLLPGDTILYGSDGREDLYIQDSSCSSEKQKSSEPGLFFDLVEKEIPDLDKLEDKILEIGELSDDLSFLKIQAAPETNFEEELSRCRILIRQGNEFFQKEEFQKACFHYARASLLRPGDLKLARMVLLLAKKSQNFKLIRFFSEKILLRTDGFELQGSKDSPRIKTYFRLENLDITIQDSTSGKKAV, from the coding sequence TTGTTCTCAAAAACTTTTTTTGTTCTTTCGATCCTTGTTGTTCTAAACGCAAACTGCGGATCTGATTCTTTCACTTCCGCGGAAAAGACCGGGTCCACAAACTTCCAAGACCTTTCCGGAACTTGGGAAATGTACACGGATTTCCAAAACTTAACGATCTTACAAACCGACCCGAGCGCGGGCTCGGAATTCATTTCCAAACTCGATCCTTCCTTTTGGAAACCGGTTTCGATTCCATCCAATCTAAAAGAATACGTGGACTTTCATCGCGGGGCCGATTCTCCGAATCAAAAGGAAGTCCCGTTTTTGCTTCGAAAGAAAATCGAAATAAAAAATCCCGAAGATTCCGCTTTGAGTTTATCCTTGGGAAAAATATCCGATCACGCAACCGTCTTTTGGAACGGAGAAACACTACACGAAGAATCCTTTTACGAATACGAGAATTCGAAACCCCAGGGTTACGACCGAACCCGGATCTACGAAATTTCGAAAAATAGAATATTCAAAAAAAATGAAATACTAGTATTCGTTCGACCGTATTTCGAATACGAATTCGGAATCTTGTCCGGTCCGGTCGCGATCGGTTCCTCCGCTGAAATCTGGAAACGGTTTTATCTGGGAGAAATCGGCGGACTTTTGGTGTTCGGTTCCTTTTTACTCGTGGGAATTTTCTTTCTTTTTCTTTCCGTTCGGGAACGAAAATGGGAGGAGAATTTTTACTTCGCGCTTTTTCTGATTTTCTTCGCCTTGTTTCAAATTTCCCTTTCCGAACTCAAATACAATACGGGCTGGAGGATTCTTCACTTAAAAAAGATCGAATATTCCTTCCTTGCGTTTTTGTTTCCGTTCTTCTGCCGATTTCTAAATTCTTTGTTTCGAAAGGCGAAAACGAAATTCCATTCTCTTTTGGAACTCGGCACAAGCGCCGCCCTTGTCTGGATTCTTTTTTCGGAATCGGTGGAGAGAATGGATCAAATCAATCGTTATGTTCTGCAAGTTTCCTGGATTGGATTCGTGTTTTTGAGCTTGAGAATTCTTCTTCCGAATCTCAAACGAAGTTTCGAATCCAAGATGATTCTTTTCGGAATTTTATTTCTGCTGGTTTGTGTGGGAAGCGACGTTCTTTCCCAAAGAGGAATGTTCAAAATGATTCGTCTTTCCGGTTTGGGGGTTTGCGGGTTTCTCGGATTTCTCACCTTGATCCTCGCGGATAAGTTCGTACGAATGAAGGAAAAACTCAAATCCTGGAACCGCGTTTTGGAAAGCGCGATTCGAAACCGAACCGAAACACTTTCTTCTACGCTCGAGGAAATCAAACGACTCAAAGAACAACAGGACGGGGATTATTTTCTGATCACCCTTCTCTTTCAGCCCTTTCTTTCCAAAAATCATAAAACGGATTCGACTAAGATCGAAATTCATAGAAAACAATATAAGAAGTTTCAATTTAAGAATCGATCCTATGAAATCGGAGGCGATGTCGTATTAAACGAAACCGTTCTCATCTCCGGAATCGAATACAGAGTTTTGATCAATGCGGACGCGATGGGAAAATCTTTACAAGGCGCGAGCGGCGCTTTGATTTTTTGTTCCATCGTGAAAAGTTTTCTACAAACCCCCGATTACGAATTTAGAAATCCGGAGAATTGGCTTTTTCTTCTTTATCGGAACTTACAGGCGGTCTTTGAATCCTTCGACGGAAGCATGTTGGTTTCCGGAATTCTTTCCTTATATAGAATTTCAAGCGGAGATTTATTCTTTCTGAACTGCGAACATCCGCAGATCGTTCTGGTTCGAAACGGAAAAGCGGTTTATCTCCGCGAAGACGAGATGCTTCGAAAGATCGGCTTTCCCGATTCCGATCTCAAAGTAAAGATCGAACATTTTAAACTTTTGCCCGGTGATACGATCCTCTATGGCTCGGACGGAAGAGAGGATTTGTACATTCAAGATTCTTCATGTTCTTCTGAAAAACAAAAATCCTCGGAGCCCGGTTTGTTCTTCGATCTCGTTGAAAAAGAAATTCCGGACTTGGACAAACTCGAAGACAAAATTCTCGAAATCGGAGAACTCAGCGACGATCTGAGTTTTCTAAAAATTCAAGCGGCGCCGGAAACGAACTTCGAAGAGGAACTTTCCCGATGTAGAATTCTCATCCGACAAGGAAACGAATTCTTTCAAAAGGAAGAATTCCAAAAGGCCTGTTTCCACTACGCGCGCGCTTCCCTTCTCAGACCCGGAGATTTGAAACTCGCGAGAATGGTTTTGCTGCTCGCAAAGAAATCCCAGAACTTCAAACTCATCCGTTTCTTTTCCGAAAAGATTCTTCTGAGAACGGATGGATTCGAACTCCAAGGTTCCAAGGATTCCCCCCGGATAAAAACCTATTTCCGACTCGAAAACCTCGATATTACCATTCAGGACTCTACTTCCGGAAAAAAAGCAGTTTAA
- a CDS encoding LIC14007 family protein: protein MKIYSGAISSKLDQPPLFVTKNGLKRKMPIQEPQKVLENSLAYSLEKNVLLISYNLLLDHTGDSKLAESSYLQFSARFHETFTQESWFFLSNRIETFLREYEQAKLDFHYDSKF from the coding sequence ATGAAGATCTATTCGGGCGCGATCAGTTCAAAATTGGATCAACCTCCCTTGTTCGTTACCAAAAACGGACTCAAACGAAAGATGCCGATTCAAGAACCTCAGAAAGTCTTGGAAAATTCCCTGGCTTACAGCCTTGAGAAAAACGTATTACTGATCTCATACAATCTTCTTCTGGATCATACCGGCGATTCCAAACTCGCGGAAAGCAGTTACCTACAATTCTCGGCGCGGTTTCACGAAACGTTCACACAAGAGTCTTGGTTCTTTTTATCCAATCGAATCGAAACTTTTTTGAGAGAATACGAACAAGCCAAACTGGATTTTCACTACGATTCCAAATTCTAA
- a CDS encoding FKBP-type peptidyl-prolyl cis-trans isomerase, which translates to MKTRVITFHYTLHDTEGNLIDSSEGKAPLSYLEGVGHIISGLEDEMKKMGAGEKRKINVSAENAYGLKDPDLIFDVPRSQFPPNEDLQVGMMFQTDEPDKVFTITELQDESVIVDGNHPLAGVNLVFDVELTGIREATEEEISHGHVHGEGGHHHH; encoded by the coding sequence ATGAAAACTAGAGTGATTACTTTCCATTACACCCTTCACGACACGGAAGGCAACCTAATCGATTCTTCCGAAGGAAAGGCGCCTCTTTCTTATCTGGAAGGCGTGGGTCATATCATTTCCGGTCTGGAAGATGAAATGAAAAAGATGGGAGCCGGAGAAAAAAGAAAGATCAACGTTTCTGCGGAGAATGCGTACGGACTTAAGGATCCGGATTTAATCTTCGACGTTCCCCGCTCTCAATTTCCTCCGAACGAAGATCTTCAAGTCGGAATGATGTTTCAAACCGACGAACCGGATAAAGTTTTTACGATCACCGAATTGCAAGATGAATCCGTAATCGTCGACGGAAATCATCCGCTCGCGGGAGTCAATCTCGTGTTCGACGTCGAACTCACCGGAATCCGCGAAGCGACCGAGGAAGAAATTTCACACGGACACGTTCACGGAGAAGGTGGTCACCACCATCACTGA